DNA sequence from the Brachybacterium avium genome:
CGAGCGGGCGGCGCTGTGCTGGGGGGAGACGGTCTGGCCGCTCGAGCTCGGGGGAGTGGTGGCGATCCCCGACAGCGCGCGGGCGGGCCCGCACCCGCTGTCCCGGCTGCGCCGGCTGGTGCTGGTGGCCGGTGGTCGCCGCTCCGAGATCGGGCTGACGCTCTGGCGCGATCCGGGGTTCGAGATCCCCTGGCAGGACGTGCGGCTGCTGCCGCGCGCCGCGGCCTGGTTCGAACTGGCCCAGGTCCCGCCCGGCATGCGCTACGCCGATGCCGAGCGCGCGCAGCGCGTGGGCCGCGCGCGTCCCTTCTCCTGACTGCGGGGACCGACGCGTCGGGGCCCGGGTGTCAGCGGAAGACGATGGTGCGGGAGCCGTCCAGCAGCACCCGTGACTGGGCGTACCACGCGACAGCCTGGCGCAGCGTCCGGATCTCCGCGTCCTGGCCGATCGCCATCAGCTCCTCGGGCGAACGGGTGTGGTCCACCCGCAGCACCTCCTGCTCGATGATCGGCCCCTCGTCGAGATCGGTGGTGACGAAGTGGGCGGTCGCCCCGATCTGCTTGACCCCGCGCGCATGCGCCTGCCGGTAGGGATTGGCGCCCTTGAAGCCGGGCAGGAAGGAGTGGTGGATGTTGATGCAGCGACCGGCGAGCTCGGCGCACAGCTCCGGGGAGAGGATCTGCATATAGCGGGCCAGCACCACCAGCTCGATGTCGTGCTCGGCCACCGCCTCGCGCACCCGGTCCTCGAAGGCGGCCTTCGCCCCCGGGCCACGGGTGGACCGGTGCTCGAAGGGCACATCGTAGAAGCCGGCCAGCTTCTCCAGGGTGGGATGGTTCGCCAGGATCAGCGGTACTTCGATGGGCAGATGGCCGGACTCCATCCGGAACAGCAGATCGTTCACGCAGTGCAGCGTCGTCGACCCGAGGATCAGGGTGCGCACCGGGCGTCCCACCTCGTCGATGCGGAGCTCGAGACCGAAGCGCTCGACGGCCGGGGCCAGCGCGGCCTCCAGCTCCTGGGCGGCGGACGCGGTCCGGACCTGCATCCGCAGGTAGTAGCGATGGGTGGTGCTGCTGACGAACTGCCGGCTCTCGGTGATGTCACCCTCGACCTCGAGGATCGCCCCGGAGATCGCGTGGACGATGCCGGGGGCCTCGGCGCACACCACGGTGAGGACGTATTCCGTCTCGGTCCCGGAGGAGTCCGCGGCGTTCTGGGGAGGGGTGCAGTGGCGTTCATGGGCCCATTCTAGGAACACGCGGAGGACCGGGCCCATCTGTTCACGAGCGCGCCGCCCGCACACCCCTGCCGGCTCGACTCAGTCCCGACCGCGGCGCCAGAGCGCCGAGGGCCACCAGATGACTTTGCCGAGATCGAGCGCCAGCGCGGGCACCAGCAGCGTGCGCACCACGAAGGTGTCCAGCAGCACGCCGAAGGCCACGATGAAGGCGATCTGTGCGAGGAAGAGTATCGGGATCACCCCGAGCGCGGCGAACGTCGCTGCCAGCACCATCCCCGCCGAGGTGATGACGCCGCCGGTGACCGACAGGCCCCGCACGACTCCCTCCCGGGTGCCGTGGATCAGCGATTCCTCCCGCACCCGGGTCATCAGGAAGATGTTGTAGTCGATCCCGAGGGCGACCAGGAACACGAAGCCGAACAGCGGGACCGAGGGGTCGGCGCCGGGGAAGGCGAACACGTGGTCGAAGACCAGCGCTGAGACGCCCATCGCGGTGCCGAAGGAGAGCACCGTGGTCGCGATCAGCAGCACCGGCGCCAGGAGCGAGCGCAGCAGCAGCATCAGGATCAGCATGATGACCACCAGCACCACGGGGATGATCAGTGTGCGGTCGTGGAGGGAGGCGTCGTTGGTGTCGATCGAGGTCGCGGTCACGCCGCCCACCAGCGCGTCGACGTCATCGGCGGAGAGGTCCGCACGCACTTCGCGCACCGTCGCCTCGGCCGCGGCGGAATCGGCGGCATCGGTCAGCGTCGCCTGGACCAGCACGTCGCCGTCCACCACGGTCGGCTCCGGGGCGGGCGTGCCGGGCTGGCCCTGGGCCTGGATGCCGTCCGCGGTCACGGGTGCGGAGCCGGAGGGGGAGTCCTCGGCGGTGACCGACACCGACTCGATGCCGTCCTGGCGCAACAGCAGGTCGGCGACCTGCTGGAGAGAGGAGTCCTTCGTGATCACCTGTACCGGCGAGCCGGAGCCGCCGGGGAAGTGCTCGCCGAGGGCCGCCTGTCCCTCGCGTGCGGAGGAGGAGGTCAGCACCAGATCGGACTGCGGCACGCCATCGGCCTCGAGCTGGGTGACACCCAGGCAGCCGACGGCCAGCACCGCCGCCGTGAGCAGCCAGAGTCGGCGGGGCCGGCGTCGCACGGCGAGCGCGATCCGTCCCCAGACGCCGTGCGCCGCGGGATCGGCACCGGTGGCCGGAGCATTCGGCGCGTAGTGCGGCCGGCGCGGCCAGAAGGCGACGCGGCCCGTGGCGAACAGGACGGCGGGCAGGAAGGTCAGGGCTGCCGCCATCGCGAACCCGATCCCGATCGCCGCCACCGGCCCCAGCGTGCTGTTGGACTTCAGGTCCGACAGCAGCAGGCACAGGAGGCCGGCGATCACCGTGCCACCGGAGGCGAGCACCGGCGCGATGGTGCCGCGCAGCGCCGCGAGCGTCGCGCGTCCCCGCTCCCGGGTGTGCCGCAGCTCATCGCGGTACCGGGCGACGTACAGCAGCGAGTAGTCGGTCGCGGCGCCGATGACGAGGATGAACAGGATCCCCTGGGTCTGCCCGGACAGCAGCAGCACGTCCGCCGCGGCCAGGTGCCAGATCGTCAGCAGCGCTGCGCACAGCGCGATCAGGCTCGTCAACAGCACGATCAATGGCAGCAGCAGCGAGCGGTAGACGATCAGGAGGATGACCAGCACCGCGGCGAGCGCGACCCCCAGCAGGAGCCCGTCGATGCCGGCGAAGGCCGCTCCGAGGTCGGCGGAGAAGCCGGCCGGGCCGGTGACGTACGCGGTGAGGTCCGGTGGAAGATCGGTGCCGAGCTCCGCATCGATACCGTCGATGGCTGCCGCGAGGTCGGCATCGGGATCCAGCGGCACGAACACCTGCACCGCGAGCCCGTCCTCGGAGGGGATCGGCGGGGAGACCTCGCCGGTGACCGCCTTCCTCTCCCCGAGGGCCTCGGTGACGTCGGTGAGCGATGCGAGCGTCTCCTCGTCCATCTCCTGCGGCGAGGTGATCACGAGGATGGCCGGGATCGCCTCGGCACCGGTGAAATCGGCGGCCCGCTGGGCGACCTCGGTCGCGGCAGCGGAATCCGGCAGGTAGGCGGTGCGGTCGTTCGAGGAGACCTCGTCGACCCGGCCGAAGTACGGCCCGCCGATCCCGGCGGCGATGAGCCATCCCAGGATCAGCAGGGCGGGCACCAGCACCCTCAGTGCCCGCGGGAACGAGGCGCGGGCGCGCCGATGGGTCGGCCCCTCGCCGGCAGGGGGGTGGTCCGGAGAGGTCATGGGGCTCCTTCGACGACGGCGGGGCGCCCCGCGGCGCTCCGAGATCAGTGTGACACAGGTAGTTAGCCTGGCGAGAGATGATCGGGTGAATCGCGCGCCACTAGGATGCGGGCCATGAGTTCGTCGCCCCGCGGCGAGGGCGATCACGATCCCCCCACCGTTGTTCCGTCCCTGTTCAGCATCGACTCCAGCGATCCCCAGCAGGAGCTGATCGATCGCCGCGGCCTGGACGAGCAGGACATCGCGCAGATCGATGCGCTGATGGCAGCGCTGGCCCGGCTCCGTGCCGCGGAGCAGGAGCTGGCCGAGGCCTCCCTGCGGTACATGCAGCTGGGGCGGACGGACATGCGGGCCCTGCACGTCCTCATCGTCGCCGAGAACACCGGCACCCTCGCCACCCCGGGCGCGATCGCCCAGGCGCTGGGGATCTCGAGCGCCTCGACCACGAAGCTCCTGGACCGGCTCGAAGCCGCCGGTCACCTCCGACGCGAACGGCACCCCAGGGACCGACGGGCCGTGGTGGTCACCATCGAGCCCGCCACCCGGAGCTCAGCGATGCGCACCGTGGGCGCGACCCAGGCGCGCCGGGTGGAGGCGGCGCGGCACCTGCTGCCGGCCGAGCGCGAGGTGGTGCTCGGCTTCCTCGAGGACATGGCCGAGCAGATCTCGGTGGCAGGGGTGGATTGGGAGGCTCCCGGCAGCGGCGCGGGCAGTTCCTGACGAGCGCCGCCTTACCGAGTGGTCGGGTCGGTGACCTGCGCGGGAGAAGTCCCGGAGCATCGCCAGGACCGGGTACTTGACGGGGTGAGCGCCCCCGGGTGAGAGTCAGCTCACCGGCACCTACTTGCCAGACGGGGTGATCTTCGCTATGCGGCCGGTCGTGACGAGCGAGGTCGCCCTGCACCGCGACGGGAGGTCCCTCTTGGACACCACCATCTTCGAGCAGCACGAGTCCGAGATCCGCGGCTACTGCCGTGCGTATCCCACGGTGTTCGCCTCCGCCTCCAATGCGCGACAGGTCGATGAGGAGGGCACGAGCTACATCGACTTCTTCGCCGGCGCCGGAGTCCTGAACTTCGGACACAACAACCCGGCGATGAAGGAGGCGATGATCGATTTCCTCCAGGCGGACGGCGTGGCGCACAGCCTGGACACCTACACCACCACCAAGCGCGACTTCATCGCGAAGTTCCACGAGGTGATCCTCGCGCCGCGCGGCATGAACCACAAGATGCAGTTCATGGGGCCGACGGGCTCCAACGCGATCGAGGCCGCGCTCAAGCTCGCGCGACTGGCCACCGGGCGGCGCGAGGTCGTCGCCTTCAGCCACGGCTTCCACGGCATGACCCTCGGTTCCCTCGCGGCGACCGCGAACCAGGCCTTCCGCCAGTGGGCCGGGGTGCCGTTGACGGACGTCGTGCGCCTGCCCTTCGAGACCGCTCCCGGAGGCAGTACCGGGATCGCCGACTACCGGGCCGCGCTGCAGGACCCCTCGAGCGGGGTCACCCCTCCTGCGGCCTTCCTCGTCGAGCCGGTCCAGGCCGAGGGCGGGGTCAACGTCGCCAGCCGCGAGTGGCTGCACGAGATCCAGGACCTCGCGCGGGAGGTGGGCGCGCTGTTCATCATCGATGACATCCAGGCCGCCGTCGGCCGCACCGGCGGGTACTTCTCGTTCGACGGGATGGATCTGGACCCGGACATCATCGCCCTGGCCAAGGGGCTCGGCGGCTTCGGCACCCCGATCGCGATGACTCTGAACAAGCCGGAGGTCGATGCCCACTGGTCGCCCGGCGCCCACACCGGCACCTTCCGCGGGCAGGGGCTGTCCTTCGTCGCGGGCACCGTGGCGCTGGACTACTTCACCGACGAGGCGTTCCTCGCCGACGTGCTCGCCAAGGGCGAGACCATGCGCGAGGCACTGGAGGCCATCGCTGCGAAGCACTCGGAGCGGGGCTGGGAGGTCCGCGGCCGCGGCATGATGCAGGCGCTGGACACGGGGGACGGCGCGTTCGCCAAGCGGATCCAGCAGGAGTGCTTCGAGCGGGGCCTGCTGGTCGGCCCGTGCGGCAGCGGGGGGCGGGTGATCAAGCTGATCCCGCCGCTGACGATCCCGGAGGAGGACCTGAGGGACGGCCTCGGCCTGCTCGCACAGGCCATCGACGCCGCTGCGGGAGCCCCCTGATGCGCCTGCGGTCCGATATGACCTTCGCGCCCGAGGAGTACCAGCGGAGGATCGCGGAGCTGCGGGAGCGGATGGCCGAGCGGGAGCTGGACGCGGTGATCATCACCGATCCCGAGAATCTGATGTACCTCACGGACTATCAGACCACGGGATACTCGTTCTTCCAGGCGCTGGTCGTGCCGCTGGAGGCCGACTCGGTGATGATCACCCGTGCGCTCGAGGAGTCCAATGTGATCGCCCGGACCTGGGTGGAGAACTCCCGCCCGTATCCGGACGACGGCGACGCGATCCTCGAGCTGGTCAGCACCCTGCGCGACCTGCGGCTGGGGGACTCCCGGGTGGGGTATGAGCGCAACAGCTACTACTTCCCCGCCTACCAGCAGGATCGCATCCACGACGCCTTCGGAGAGGGCCTGGTGGACTGCTTCGGGATCGTCGAGGAGGGGCGGATCCGCAAGTCCCCTGCCGAGATCGAGGTGATGCAGCTCGCCGCCTACGCCGGGGAGGCGGGAATGGCGGCCGGCCTGCACACTGCGATGGCCGGCGCGACCGAGAACGATGTGGCCGCCGCCATCACCTCGGCGATGTTCCGGGCCGGCGGGGAGTTCCCGGCGGTCCTGCCCTATGTCGCCTCCGGGCCCCGGTCGATGATCGGCCACTCCACCTGGGAAGGGCGCATGATCAGGCCCGGAGAGCACGTGTTCCTCGAGGTCGGCGGGTGCTACCGCAGATACCACACGGCCATGATGCGCACCGTGGTCAACGGGGCGCTCTCGGACTCGATGCACTCCGCGCAGGAGCTGATGAAGCAGACGCTGGCGGAGCTGCGGGCCCTGATGAAGCCGGGGGTGACCATCTCCGAGATCGCCGAGCTGACCCGCTCCCGCATCGAGAGCAACGAGGTGGGGGCGAAGCTGGTCACTCGCGCCGGCTACTCGATCGGGATCGCCTTCCCGCCGTCCTGGGACGAGGGCTACATCGTCTCCCTGCTGGAGGGCGACGAACGAGAGCTCGAGGAGGGCATGACCTTCCATCTGCTGCCGTGGATGTGGGGGGTGGACGGGGACAAGACCGTCGGCATCTCCGACACCGTGCACATCACGAAGGACGGCTGCGAATCGTTCTTCACCCTGCCGGCGGACTTCACCGTCCACGAGAGCTCCGCCCGCTCGGTCCCCACCGGCGCCGTCTTCGCGCCGCGCTTCTGAGAGCTTCTGAGAGGAGCAGCCCCCTATGGCCATGCTGACTGCCATCGATCCCACCACCGGACGCGTCGTGCGCGAGGTGCCCGCCGCGACTCCGGCGGAGATCACTGCGCTGATCGACCGTTCCCAGTCCGCCTACGCCTCCTGGAAGGACACCACCCTCGCCGAGCGCGCGGACGTCCTGCGCCGGGTCGCGGCCTATCTGCGCGAGCACACCGAGGAGCTCGCACCCCTGATGACCGAGGAGATGGGCAAGCCCATCGGGGAGGCGCGCGGGGAAGTCGCGAAATCGGCGTGGGCCGCCGAGCACTACGCCGAGTTCGGCCCCGAATACCTCGCCGACGAGCACCTGGACTCGGATGCGACTTCGTCGTACGTGCAGTACCTGCCGCTGGGGCCGGTGCTGGGGATCCTGCCGTGGAACGCCCCGTTCTGGGTCGCATTCCGCTTCTGCGCCCCAGCGCTGATGGCCGGGAACACCTGCATCATGAAGCACGACCCCCACGTGCCGGGATGCGCCGCCGCGCTCGAGGAGGTGTTCCGCAAGGCCGGTGCCCCCGACGGCGTGTTCCAGACCCTGCTGGCGCAGACCGAGGATGTCGAGCAGGCGATCCGTGATCCCCGTGTCCAGGCGGTCTCCTTCACCGGCTCCGACCGGGCAGGGGCGACGGTCGCCTCGATCGCCGCGAGCGAGATCAAGCCCGCGGTGCTCGAGCTCGGCGGCTCCGACCCCTGCATCGTGCTGGCCGATGCGGACCTCGCCAAGGCCGCGGAGGTCTCGGCGCTCTCGCGCATCATCAACGCCGGCCAGTCCTGCATCGCCGCGAAGCGGATGATCGTGGAGCGCTCCGTGCACGATGAGTTCGTGGAGCTGCTCGCCGCACAGCTGCGGGACCTGGTGGTCGGTGATCCCCGCGATCCGGCCACGAAGGTGGGACCGATCGCCCGCGAGCAGCTGCGCGAGGGCCTCCATCGACAGGTCACCGCCAGTGTCGAGGCCGGCGCCACTCTGGTGCTCGGCGGCGAGCTGCCGGCGGGGGAGGGCTTCTTCTATCCCGTCACGCTGCTGACCGGGGTGCAGCCGGGGATGACCGTCTGCGCGGAGGAGACCTTCGGGCCGATCGCGGTGGTGATCGCCGCCGACGATGCCGAGCACGCGCTCGCCCTCGCCAACGACACCCCCTATGGCCTCGGCGCCGCGATCTGGACCGAGACCGAGCGCGGCGTCGCGATGGCGCGCCGGATCGAGGCGGGACAGGTCTCGGTCAACGGGATCGTGAAGTCCGATCCGCGGCTGCCCTCCGGGGGGATCAAGCGCTCCGGCTACGGCCGCGAGCTCGGCCCCCACGGCATCCGCGAGTTCACCAACGCCCAGCAGGTCTGGGTGGGGCCGGTGAGAGCCTGACCTCCGAGATATCTTGACGTCAAACTATTTAGGTGTAGAGTCATGAGTAAGGAAAGGCTCACCTAAGTAGGGAGATGATGGGCGATGACTCGCGTCCATGAACTGGCAGAATTCGTCTACGAGAGCAGCTATGAGCAGCTCAGCGGGGCGGCGGCGGAGCAGCTGCGGATCCGGGTGCTGGATACGATCGGCGTCGCGATCGCCGCGCAGGCCGCCGCCCCGATGAGGGCGATCCGCTCCCTGCTGGCCGACCTCGGCGGGCGGGAGGATGCGACCTTCATCGGCGGCGGCCGCGGTCCGATCGACCGGGTGGCCTTCTACAACGGGGCCCTGAGCCGCTACCTCGACTTCATGGACTCCTATCTCGCGGCAGGGGAGACCAACCACCCCTCCGACAACCTGGGCGCTGTGCTGGCCGCCGCCGAGTCCGTCGATGCCTCCGGCGCGGACCTCCTCGCCGCTCTCGCGGTCTGCTACCAGGTCCAGACCAGGCTGTCCGACGTCGCCCCGGTGCGTGCTCGCGGCTTCGACCACACGGTGCAGGGAGCATATGCCGCGGCTGCGGGGGTCTCCCGCGCCCTCGGGCTCGACCTGGACCAGACGCAGCAGGCCATCTCGATCTCCGGCACCGCGAACAACGCCCTGCGGGTCACCCGGACGGGAGACCTCTCCCACTGGAAGGGCCTCGCGTACCCGAACATGGCCAAGGAGGCGACCTTCGCAGCGCTGCTGGCGCAGCGGGGCCTGACCGGTCCGGCAGAGGTGTTCGAGGGCAACAAGGGCCTGCAGGAGACCATCACCGGGCCCTTCGAGATCGACTGGTCGCGCGAGGATCTCGAGAAGGTGCGCGAGACGATCGTGAAGAAGCACAACTCCGAGATCCACTCCCAGACCGCCTTGGACGCCGCCCTCGAGGTGCGCCTCCAGGACGGATTCCTCGCCCGCGCCATCGACCGGGTGGAACTGAGGACCTTCGACGTGGCCCACTCCATCATCGGCGGCGGTGAGGAAGGGGACAAGCGCTCCATCCGCACCAAGGAGGAGGCCGACCACTCGCTGCCGTGGCTGCTCGCCGTGGCGCTGCTGGACGGCCAGGTCGAGCCGGAGCAGTATCACCACGAACGGATCATCGCCGACGACGTGCAGGACCTGATGCGCCGTGTCCACATCACCCCGGACGCCGGCTACTCCGCCCGCTTCCCGCGCGAGATGGTCGCCGATCTGACGGTGACCCTCGCCGACGGCACCGTGCTGACCGCTTTCGAGACCGCCTACGAGGGCTTCCACACCGATCCGCTGGACTGGGACGGGGCGCTGCGCAAGTACCGCCGCCTCGCCCTGCCGGTCGTAGGGCCCGAGGTGACCGAGGAGATCGCGGGCATCGTCCGCGAGCTCGAGCGCCACCCTGTACGGCGCCTGACCGACGCGCTCTCGCGCGCCGGGTCCACCCATGGAGAGGAATCATCATGACCACCCAGAGCACTTCTGCCCATGACGTCAGCTTCGACTTCGTGCCCCGCGCACATCGTCCGCTGAAGCCCCGCTCCCACGGGCTGACCGAGATCCGCGCCCCGTACTACTCCACCTTCGGCACCCGCCACCTGCAGGATGTCTTCGACGTCGCCGGGCAGTGGGTCGACGGCATCAAATGGGCGGGCGGCTCCTTCGCACTGGTCCCCAGGGAGCAGGTCCGGGCTTTCAGCGACATCGCCCACGAGCACGGCGCCTATGTCTCCTCCGGCGGATGGATCGAGACGGTGCTGCGCTACGGCGAGGACGCCGTGGACGCCTACCTGCGCGAGGCCAAGGAGGTCGGCTTCGACACCATCGAGATCTCTACCGGCTTCATCATGCTGCCCACCTCCGGGCTGCTGCGGCTGGTCGAGAGGGTGACGGCGGCCGGTCTGAAGGCCAAGCCCGAGCTCGGCATCCAGATCGGTTCCGGCGGGGACTCCGGTGAGGCCGAGCTGGCCGCCGAGGGTGCCAAGGACGTCGGTGACCTGATCGAGCGCGCGAACCGCACGCTCGAGGCGGGCGCCGACATCGTGATGATCGAGTCCGAGGGCATCACCGAGAACGTCACCGACTGGAACACCTCGGCGGTCGCGTCGATCATCAACGGCGTCGGTCTGGAGAACGTCATGTTCGAGGCGGCCGACGGTCCCGTCTTCGAGTGGTACATCAAGCACTACGGCAATGAGGTCAACCTCTTCGTCGACCACTCGCAGATCCTGCAGCTGGAGGGCCTGCGACAGAACATCTGGGGCAACAAGAGCACCTGGGGACGGGTGATCAACCCGATGTTCAGCTGATCGACGGTCGAGGACCAGGGCTCGCACCGCTCCGGGACCCGGGACGGCGCGGGCTCGCCCGTCAGTCCGTCGGCAGCTCCTCGGGGCTGGTCGACAGTTTCGCCACCGTGATCAGCAGCGCGGAATCCATGATCGCCACGAGCCGGTGACGCGCCTGGGGGAGGACCAGCAGGCTTCCCTGCCTCGCCTCCCAGCAGTCGTCTCCGACCCACAGCTGGACCCGACCCTCGAGCACGTAGATCGTCGCTTCGTCGAGGTTCTCCCGCTCGCCGATCTCCGCGTCCTTGAGCAGGCCCATCACGGTCTGGCGCAGCACCTTCTCGTGCCCGCCGAAGACGGTCTCGGCCGCCCGGCGCCCACCGGCGCGCTGCGCGGCCTTGATCTGCTGGCGGGCCAGGGCCTCGATCGAGATCTTCCTCTTCATGAAGCCATCGTCGCATGCTGAGCGTGATCTTGCTCTCGCAATGCGCACAGAGGGCACAGCAGCTCTAGGTTCCGTCCGCACGCTTGCTGAAACGCGAAAACCTTGTCAGAGTGATCTGTGACACAGTGTGAGCTGAGGGGGTGGCGCCGATGGTGGTCCGCGCACCGGCACGTCGCCGGACCTCGATACGCGGCAGCTCTGTGCTCCTGCACGCAGTCATGGCGGCGGCCGGGATCATCATGGTGCTGTTCCTGCTGGCGCATATGTACGGGAACCTCAAGGTCTTCTCCGGCGCGGAGGCCTTCGACAGCTATGCCGCCCACCTGCGCACGCTGGGTGAGCCGTTCCTGCCGCATGCCGGGGCGCTGTGGATCCTCCGGATCCTCCTCCTGCTCAGCGTGCTCGCCCATATCGGGGCGGCGTTCGTGCTCTGGCACCGCATGCGTGCCGCGACGGGCGGCCGCGGAAGCCGCCGCTACGCGACGAAGAAGTCCCCGCGCGGGGTCCAGCGGACGTACGCCTCGTTCACCATGCGCTGGGGCGGGATCGTGATCGGGCTCTTCGTGGTCTACCACCTCCTGCACCTGACGGTGAACGTGATCGCCCCCGGCGGCGCCTCCGACAGCCCGTACGAGCGCATGGTGGGTGGATTCTCGATCTGGTGGGTGACCCTGTCCTACCTGA
Encoded proteins:
- a CDS encoding phosphosulfolactate synthase encodes the protein MTTQSTSAHDVSFDFVPRAHRPLKPRSHGLTEIRAPYYSTFGTRHLQDVFDVAGQWVDGIKWAGGSFALVPREQVRAFSDIAHEHGAYVSSGGWIETVLRYGEDAVDAYLREAKEVGFDTIEISTGFIMLPTSGLLRLVERVTAAGLKAKPELGIQIGSGGDSGEAELAAEGAKDVGDLIERANRTLEAGADIVMIESEGITENVTDWNTSAVASIINGVGLENVMFEAADGPVFEWYIKHYGNEVNLFVDHSQILQLEGLRQNIWGNKSTWGRVINPMFS
- a CDS encoding formyltetrahydrofolate deformylase, which translates into the protein MGPVLRVFLEWAHERHCTPPQNAADSSGTETEYVLTVVCAEAPGIVHAISGAILEVEGDITESRQFVSSTTHRYYLRMQVRTASAAQELEAALAPAVERFGLELRIDEVGRPVRTLILGSTTLHCVNDLLFRMESGHLPIEVPLILANHPTLEKLAGFYDVPFEHRSTRGPGAKAAFEDRVREAVAEHDIELVVLARYMQILSPELCAELAGRCINIHHSFLPGFKGANPYRQAHARGVKQIGATAHFVTTDLDEGPIIEQEVLRVDHTRSPEELMAIGQDAEIRTLRQAVAWYAQSRVLLDGSRTIVFR
- a CDS encoding MMPL family transporter, whose amino-acid sequence is MTSPDHPPAGEGPTHRRARASFPRALRVLVPALLILGWLIAAGIGGPYFGRVDEVSSNDRTAYLPDSAAATEVAQRAADFTGAEAIPAILVITSPQEMDEETLASLTDVTEALGERKAVTGEVSPPIPSEDGLAVQVFVPLDPDADLAAAIDGIDAELGTDLPPDLTAYVTGPAGFSADLGAAFAGIDGLLLGVALAAVLVILLIVYRSLLLPLIVLLTSLIALCAALLTIWHLAAADVLLLSGQTQGILFILVIGAATDYSLLYVARYRDELRHTRERGRATLAALRGTIAPVLASGGTVIAGLLCLLLSDLKSNSTLGPVAAIGIGFAMAAALTFLPAVLFATGRVAFWPRRPHYAPNAPATGADPAAHGVWGRIALAVRRRPRRLWLLTAAVLAVGCLGVTQLEADGVPQSDLVLTSSSAREGQAALGEHFPGGSGSPVQVITKDSSLQQVADLLLRQDGIESVSVTAEDSPSGSAPVTADGIQAQGQPGTPAPEPTVVDGDVLVQATLTDAADSAAAEATVREVRADLSADDVDALVGGVTATSIDTNDASLHDRTLIIPVVLVVIMLILMLLLRSLLAPVLLIATTVLSFGTAMGVSALVFDHVFAFPGADPSVPLFGFVFLVALGIDYNIFLMTRVREESLIHGTREGVVRGLSVTGGVITSAGMVLAATFAALGVIPILFLAQIAFIVAFGVLLDTFVVRTLLVPALALDLGKVIWWPSALWRRGRD
- a CDS encoding NAD-dependent succinate-semialdehyde dehydrogenase — translated: MAMLTAIDPTTGRVVREVPAATPAEITALIDRSQSAYASWKDTTLAERADVLRRVAAYLREHTEELAPLMTEEMGKPIGEARGEVAKSAWAAEHYAEFGPEYLADEHLDSDATSSYVQYLPLGPVLGILPWNAPFWVAFRFCAPALMAGNTCIMKHDPHVPGCAAALEEVFRKAGAPDGVFQTLLAQTEDVEQAIRDPRVQAVSFTGSDRAGATVASIAASEIKPAVLELGGSDPCIVLADADLAKAAEVSALSRIINAGQSCIAAKRMIVERSVHDEFVELLAAQLRDLVVGDPRDPATKVGPIAREQLREGLHRQVTASVEAGATLVLGGELPAGEGFFYPVTLLTGVQPGMTVCAEETFGPIAVVIAADDAEHALALANDTPYGLGAAIWTETERGVAMARRIEAGQVSVNGIVKSDPRLPSGGIKRSGYGRELGPHGIREFTNAQQVWVGPVRA
- a CDS encoding LuxR family transcriptional regulator gives rise to the protein MKRKISIEALARQQIKAAQRAGGRRAAETVFGGHEKVLRQTVMGLLKDAEIGERENLDEATIYVLEGRVQLWVGDDCWEARQGSLLVLPQARHRLVAIMDSALLITVAKLSTSPEELPTD
- a CDS encoding aspartate aminotransferase family protein, giving the protein MTSEVALHRDGRSLLDTTIFEQHESEIRGYCRAYPTVFASASNARQVDEEGTSYIDFFAGAGVLNFGHNNPAMKEAMIDFLQADGVAHSLDTYTTTKRDFIAKFHEVILAPRGMNHKMQFMGPTGSNAIEAALKLARLATGRREVVAFSHGFHGMTLGSLAATANQAFRQWAGVPLTDVVRLPFETAPGGSTGIADYRAALQDPSSGVTPPAAFLVEPVQAEGGVNVASREWLHEIQDLAREVGALFIIDDIQAAVGRTGGYFSFDGMDLDPDIIALAKGLGGFGTPIAMTLNKPEVDAHWSPGAHTGTFRGQGLSFVAGTVALDYFTDEAFLADVLAKGETMREALEAIAAKHSERGWEVRGRGMMQALDTGDGAFAKRIQQECFERGLLVGPCGSGGRVIKLIPPLTIPEEDLRDGLGLLAQAIDAAAGAP
- a CDS encoding MmgE/PrpD family protein, which gives rise to MTRVHELAEFVYESSYEQLSGAAAEQLRIRVLDTIGVAIAAQAAAPMRAIRSLLADLGGREDATFIGGGRGPIDRVAFYNGALSRYLDFMDSYLAAGETNHPSDNLGAVLAAAESVDASGADLLAALAVCYQVQTRLSDVAPVRARGFDHTVQGAYAAAAGVSRALGLDLDQTQQAISISGTANNALRVTRTGDLSHWKGLAYPNMAKEATFAALLAQRGLTGPAEVFEGNKGLQETITGPFEIDWSREDLEKVRETIVKKHNSEIHSQTALDAALEVRLQDGFLARAIDRVELRTFDVAHSIIGGGEEGDKRSIRTKEEADHSLPWLLAVALLDGQVEPEQYHHERIIADDVQDLMRRVHITPDAGYSARFPREMVADLTVTLADGTVLTAFETAYEGFHTDPLDWDGALRKYRRLALPVVGPEVTEEIAGIVRELERHPVRRLTDALSRAGSTHGEESS
- a CDS encoding MarR family winged helix-turn-helix transcriptional regulator, whose protein sequence is MSSSPRGEGDHDPPTVVPSLFSIDSSDPQQELIDRRGLDEQDIAQIDALMAALARLRAAEQELAEASLRYMQLGRTDMRALHVLIVAENTGTLATPGAIAQALGISSASTTKLLDRLEAAGHLRRERHPRDRRAVVVTIEPATRSSAMRTVGATQARRVEAARHLLPAEREVVLGFLEDMAEQISVAGVDWEAPGSGAGSS
- the doeA gene encoding ectoine hydrolase codes for the protein MRLRSDMTFAPEEYQRRIAELRERMAERELDAVIITDPENLMYLTDYQTTGYSFFQALVVPLEADSVMITRALEESNVIARTWVENSRPYPDDGDAILELVSTLRDLRLGDSRVGYERNSYYFPAYQQDRIHDAFGEGLVDCFGIVEEGRIRKSPAEIEVMQLAAYAGEAGMAAGLHTAMAGATENDVAAAITSAMFRAGGEFPAVLPYVASGPRSMIGHSTWEGRMIRPGEHVFLEVGGCYRRYHTAMMRTVVNGALSDSMHSAQELMKQTLAELRALMKPGVTISEIAELTRSRIESNEVGAKLVTRAGYSIGIAFPPSWDEGYIVSLLEGDERELEEGMTFHLLPWMWGVDGDKTVGISDTVHITKDGCESFFTLPADFTVHESSARSVPTGAVFAPRF